Proteins encoded by one window of Lathyrus oleraceus cultivar Zhongwan6 chromosome 1, CAAS_Psat_ZW6_1.0, whole genome shotgun sequence:
- the LOC127109369 gene encoding uncharacterized mitochondrial protein AtMg00810-like, translating into MAYLLLYVDDIILIASFDDLRKSIISRLSSEFAMKDLGPLHYSLGIAVTRHDGGLFLSQKKYANEILQRAGMSSSKSCPTLVNTRPKLSTKTNTSYEDPSLYRSLAGALQYLTFMRPNITYAVQQICLFMHDPMDDHMHSLRLILCYIQGTSHYSLHLYPSSTTSLISYTNADWGGCPDTRHSTSGYCVFLGDNLLSWSSKRQPTLSRSNAEAEYHGVANVVSESC; encoded by the coding sequence ATGGCATATCTTCTTCTTTATGTCGATGACATCATTCTCATCGCTTCTTTTGATGATCTTCGCAAGTCTATAATATCACGACTCAGCTCTGAATTTGCTATGAAAGACTTGGGACCACTACATTATTCTTTGGGTATTGCAGTTACTCGACATGATGGTGGTTTGTTCTTATCTCAGAaaaagtatgcaaatgaaattcTTCAGCGAGCAGGCATGTCATCATCCAAATCATGTCCCACTCTGGTTAACACTAGACCGAAGCTTAGCACCAAGACTAACACTTCCTATGAAGACCCATCATTATATCGTAGCCTTGCTGGTGCTCTCCAATACCTCACTTTCATGAGACCCAACATCACATATGCGGTGCAACAAATATGCCTTTTTATGCATGATCCCATGGACGATCACATGCACTCTCTTCGACTCATTTTGTGTTACATTCAAGGAACTAGTCACTACAGTTTACATTTATATCCATCATCCACTACATCATTGATTTCTTACACAAATGCTGACTGGGGAGGATGTCCCGACACTAGACACTCTACTTCAGGCTATTGTGTTTTTCTTGGAGACAACTTACTATCATGGTCGTCTAAACGTCAACCCACACTGTCCCGATCCAATGCTGAAGCTGAGTATCATGGAGTTGCCAATGTCGTATCTGAGTCATGCTAG
- the LOC127109385 gene encoding uncharacterized protein LOC127109385: MEDKETINDYITCITRLVNQIKSCGKTILDQNVVSKVLHSLTSRFDNIVVAIEESKDLTILSKDELQSSLEAHEQRMDERGTDKAKAEITLQACFNEKNKRSKGKFAARGKSNFQNFGSNDSQNSKHSTSEKGESSFKNSGHGNGFKKRDMSKVQCYKCRKFGHFANSCRGKSNENHNNEAKVGREEVDDEDTLLVITEESYGITDVHGSNYSSDSLWDNSCTVPKNSEKTHSNRSALVTVCDGVQGRGRKDWFVKINQAAQSKVKFVDDTTLSAEGVGDVLIGKRNGGYSRIKDVLYIPGIKCNLLSIGQLLEREYKIRLEDKILRILDSNGVLILKASMAANRTFKVELKVMKHRCLATAASRDEWLWHYRLDHLNLGI, translated from the exons ATGGAAGACAAAGAAACGATCAACGACTACATTACGTGCATTACCCGGTTAgttaatcaaatcaaatcttGTGGGAAAACGATTCTTGATCAGAATGTTGTATCGAAAGTATTGCATTCGTTAACGTCGCGTTTCGACAACATAGTTGTGGCTATTGAAGAATCAAAGGATCTAACAATTTTGAGCAAGGATGAATTACAAAGTTCGTTAGAGGCACATGAACAAAGGATGGATGAGAGAGGCACCGACAAAGCCAAAGCGGAGATTACTTTGCAAGCGTGTTTCAATGAAAAGAATAAGAGGTCGAAAGGAAAATTTGCGGCGAGAGGTAAATcaaattttcagaattttggtTCAAACGATTCGCAAAATTCAAAGCATTCGACGAGTGAAAAGGGTGAAAGTAGCTTCAAGAATAGTGGTCATGGCAATGGTTTTAAGAAGCGTGATATGAGTAAGGTGCAATGCTACAAGTGTAGAAAGTTTGGACACTTTGCAAATTCGTGTCGTGGTAAATCGAATGAGAATCACAATAATGAAGCCAAGGTTGGTAGGGAAGAGGTAGATGATGAGGACACACTTCTAGTAATCACGGAGGAGAGTTATGGCATTACGGATGTTCATGGCAGCAACTACAGTAGTGACAGTTTGTGGGACAACAGTTGTACCGTTCCGAAAAATAGCGAGAAAACGCATTCGAATCGAAGTGCATTGGTTACCGTTTGTGATGGAGTCCAAGGGAGAG GTCGAAAAGATTGGTTTGTGAAAATCAATCAAGCGGCACAAAGTAAAGTCAAATTTGTCGACGACACCACTTTAAGCGCCGAAGGGGTAGGAGATGTTTTGATCGGAAAAAGGAATGGTGGATATTCAAGGATAAAAGATGTCTTGTATATACCGGGAATTAAGTGTAATCTTTTAAGCATTGGCCAATTACTTGAAAGAGAATACAAAATTCGTTTGGAGGACAAGATTTTACGCATTTTGGATTCAAATGGTGTGTTGATTCTAAAAGCGTCGATGGCTGCCAATAGAACCTTTAAGGTTGAGTTAAAGGTTATGAAGCATCGTTGTCTAGCTACCGCGGCAAGTAGAGATGAGTGGTTATGGCATTACCGTCTTGATCACCTTAATTTAGGGATCTAA